One region of Niallia sp. Man26 genomic DNA includes:
- the gatC gene encoding Asp-tRNA(Asn)/Glu-tRNA(Gln) amidotransferase subunit GatC, with product MSRITKEEVKHVANLARLAITEDEAEKFQKQLDAIISFAEQLNELDTEGVVPTSHVLDTKNVLREDVAGKGLPIEDVLRNAPEHQDGQIKVPSIIE from the coding sequence ATGTCAAGGATTACAAAAGAAGAAGTAAAGCATGTTGCAAACCTTGCGAGGCTTGCGATTACAGAAGATGAAGCTGAAAAATTTCAGAAACAGCTTGATGCAATCATTTCATTTGCTGAGCAGTTGAATGAGCTGGATACAGAAGGTGTTGTACCAACATCCCATGTGCTCGATACGAAAAACGTATTGCGTGAAGATGTTGCAGGAAAAGGCCTGCCAATCGAGGATGTCCTGCGAAATGCTCCAGAGCATCAGGACGGCCAGATCAAGGTGCCATCAATTATTGAGTAA
- the gatA gene encoding Asp-tRNA(Asn)/Glu-tRNA(Gln) amidotransferase subunit GatA, translating to MSLFDQKAADLQEMLLKKELSVTDLVQEAYTRIKDVDEKVQAFMTLDEENAFNQAKQLDARLATGETTGPLFGLPIGIKDNIVTKDLRTTCSSRILENFQPIYNATVMEKLHNAGTITIGKLNMDEFAMGSSTENSYYMNTKNPWSLDRVPGGSSGGSAAAVAAGEVLFSLGSDTGGSIRQPAAYCGVVGLKPTYGRISRFGLVAFASSLDQIGPITRTVEDNAFLLKAISGVDPMDSTSANVAVPDFTKSLTGDIKNLKIAVPKEYLGEGVSEEVRQSVLDALKVLEKLGATWEEVSLPHSKYALATYYLLSSSEASANLSRFDGIRYGYRAEDAGSLIELYKKTRAEGFGDEVKRRIMLGTFALSSGYYDAYYKKAQKVRTLIKKDFEDVFEKYDVIVGPTTPTPAFKIGENVNDPLTMYANDILTIPVNLAGVPGISVPCGFTNGLPLGLQIIGKHFDEETVYKVAYAFEQATDYHKQKPTL from the coding sequence ATGAGCTTATTTGATCAAAAAGCGGCAGATTTACAAGAAATGCTGCTTAAAAAAGAACTTTCTGTTACAGATTTGGTGCAGGAAGCATACACGAGAATTAAGGACGTAGATGAAAAAGTACAAGCCTTTATGACATTAGATGAGGAAAATGCCTTTAATCAGGCGAAGCAGCTTGATGCAAGATTGGCTACAGGTGAAACGACAGGTCCACTGTTCGGTTTGCCAATCGGGATAAAGGATAATATTGTCACTAAGGATTTAAGAACAACATGTTCTAGCCGCATATTGGAGAACTTCCAGCCAATCTACAATGCGACAGTTATGGAGAAATTACATAATGCAGGCACGATTACAATCGGGAAGCTGAATATGGATGAGTTCGCGATGGGGTCATCAACAGAAAACTCCTATTATATGAACACAAAGAACCCTTGGAGTTTAGATAGAGTGCCAGGTGGTTCATCAGGCGGATCAGCAGCTGCAGTTGCTGCAGGAGAAGTTCTGTTTTCACTTGGATCTGACACAGGCGGCTCTATCAGACAGCCGGCTGCCTATTGCGGAGTTGTCGGCTTAAAGCCTACATACGGACGTATTTCACGTTTTGGTCTTGTGGCATTTGCGTCTTCTTTAGACCAAATCGGACCGATTACAAGAACAGTTGAAGACAATGCCTTCTTGCTGAAAGCTATTTCAGGAGTAGATCCGATGGACAGCACATCAGCAAATGTGGCAGTTCCGGACTTTACGAAGAGCTTAACAGGTGATATTAAGAACTTGAAAATCGCAGTGCCAAAAGAATACTTAGGCGAAGGTGTAAGCGAGGAAGTGCGTCAATCTGTGCTTGATGCTCTTAAGGTGTTAGAAAAGCTTGGAGCAACATGGGAAGAAGTATCATTGCCACACAGCAAATATGCGTTGGCAACTTATTATCTGCTGTCTTCTTCAGAGGCTTCTGCTAACTTGTCCCGCTTTGACGGAATCCGCTACGGCTACCGTGCAGAAGATGCAGGAAGCTTAATTGAACTCTATAAAAAGACTAGGGCAGAAGGCTTCGGAGATGAAGTGAAACGCAGAATCATGCTTGGAACTTTTGCATTGAGCTCTGGTTATTATGATGCTTACTATAAAAAAGCACAAAAAGTCCGCACACTTATTAAGAAGGACTTTGAGGATGTATTTGAGAAATACGATGTAATCGTAGGACCTACAACCCCAACACCAGCATTCAAAATCGGTGAAAATGTGAATGATCCATTGACGATGTATGCAAATGACATTCTGACAATTCCAGTAAACCTTGCTGGAGTGCCTGGAATCTCTGTTCCTTGCGGATTCACAAACGGATTGCCGCTTGGCTTGCAAATTATCGGTAAGCACTTTGATGAAGAAACTGTTTATAAAGTGGCATATGCATTTGAACAAGCAACGGACTATCATAAGCAAAAACCAACGCTGTAA
- the gatB gene encoding Asp-tRNA(Asn)/Glu-tRNA(Gln) amidotransferase subunit GatB: MEFETVIGLEVHVELKTESKIFSASPNHFGAAPNTNTTVVDLGYPGVLPVLNKKAVDYGMKASMALNCQIATETKFDRKNYFYPDNPKAYQISQFDKPIGEHGYIDIEVDGYKKRIGITRVHMEEDAGKLNHGDGYSLVDFNRQGTPLIEIVSEPDIRTPNEAYAYLEKLKSIIQYTGVSDCKMEEGSLRCDANISIRPVGQEEFGTKTELKNLNSFNFVRKGLEYEEKRQREVVLGGGVIEQETRRYDEAANTTILMRVKEGSDDYRYFPEPDLMDLYIDEDWKARIRAEIPELPDARQKRYVEELGLPEYDANVLTVTKEMADFFEATVNAKADPKLASNWIMGDVSAYLNAEGKELADVALTPESLASMIKLIEDGTISSKIAKQVFKELIENGGDAEQIVKDKGLVQISDEGALLQVISEALDNNPQSIDDFKNGKQKAVGFLVGQIMKATKGQANPQMVNKLLVQEINKR; the protein is encoded by the coding sequence ATGGAATTTGAAACAGTCATAGGACTTGAAGTCCATGTGGAATTAAAAACAGAATCGAAGATATTTTCTGCAAGCCCGAACCATTTTGGGGCTGCACCAAATACAAATACGACAGTTGTCGATTTAGGTTATCCAGGCGTATTGCCGGTCTTGAACAAAAAAGCTGTCGATTACGGTATGAAAGCGTCAATGGCATTGAACTGCCAAATTGCAACAGAAACAAAGTTTGACCGTAAAAACTATTTCTATCCAGATAATCCGAAAGCATATCAAATTTCTCAGTTTGATAAACCAATCGGTGAGCATGGCTATATCGATATAGAAGTGGACGGTTATAAGAAAAGAATCGGAATCACACGTGTTCATATGGAAGAGGATGCTGGAAAGCTGAACCATGGTGACGGTTATTCTCTAGTCGACTTTAACCGCCAAGGAACACCTTTGATTGAGATTGTTTCAGAGCCTGATATCAGAACACCAAACGAAGCATATGCATACCTGGAAAAACTGAAATCAATCATCCAGTATACTGGAGTATCTGACTGTAAGATGGAAGAAGGCTCTTTACGCTGTGATGCGAATATTTCCATTCGCCCTGTTGGACAAGAAGAATTCGGAACAAAAACAGAATTGAAGAACTTAAATTCATTTAACTTTGTTAGAAAAGGTCTTGAATACGAGGAAAAGCGTCAGCGTGAAGTTGTTCTTGGCGGCGGTGTGATAGAGCAGGAAACACGTCGTTATGATGAAGCAGCAAATACAACAATATTGATGCGTGTTAAGGAAGGTTCAGATGATTATCGATATTTCCCAGAGCCAGACTTAATGGACCTATATATCGATGAAGATTGGAAAGCTAGAATTCGTGCGGAAATTCCAGAGCTTCCTGATGCTCGTCAGAAGAGATATGTAGAAGAATTAGGCTTGCCTGAATACGATGCTAATGTATTGACTGTTACGAAAGAAATGGCAGATTTCTTTGAAGCGACAGTAAATGCTAAAGCAGATCCTAAGCTTGCCTCTAACTGGATTATGGGTGATGTATCAGCATACTTGAATGCAGAAGGAAAAGAGCTGGCAGATGTTGCACTGACTCCAGAGAGTCTTGCAAGCATGATTAAACTCATTGAAGATGGGACAATCTCCAGCAAAATTGCTAAGCAAGTGTTCAAAGAGCTGATTGAAAACGGCGGCGACGCAGAACAAATCGTTAAAGATAAAGGATTAGTGCAAATTTCGGATGAAGGAGCTCTCCTTCAGGTGATTTCCGAAGCATTGGACAATAATCCGCAATCAATTGATGACTTCAAGAACGGCAAACAAAAGGCTGTCGGCTTCCTTGTTGGTCAAATCATGAAAGCAACAAAAGGACAGGCTAACCCGCAAATGGTCAACAAGCTGCTTGTTCAAGAAATAAACAAAAGATAA